One window from the genome of Pseudanabaenaceae cyanobacterium SKYG29 encodes:
- the pdhA gene encoding pyruvate dehydrogenase (acetyl-transferring) E1 component subunit alpha: MVQAVANPSDLSKSEALILYEDMVLGRTFEDKCAEMYYRGKMFGFVHLYNGQEAVSTGVIKALRSDDYVCSTYRDHVHALSKGISPRAVMAELFGKVTGCSKGRGGSMHLFSAEHNFLGGFAFVAEGIPVAAGAAFQTKYRREVLGENADQVTACFFGDGATNNGQFFETLNMAALWKLPIIFIVENNNWAIGMAHPRAAADTRIHKKAAVFGMPGQEIDGMDVLAVRQATQEAIARARSGEGPTLLECMTYRFRGHSLADPDELRSPQEKEFWFARDPIKLLQAKILEWGLATQAELEAIERKVQLVVEDAVQFADDSPEPDPKDLYLYQFAEDE, from the coding sequence ATGGTACAAGCTGTGGCAAACCCCTCTGACTTGAGCAAGAGCGAGGCTCTCATTCTCTACGAAGACATGGTCTTGGGGCGTACCTTCGAGGATAAATGCGCCGAGATGTATTACAGGGGAAAGATGTTTGGCTTCGTCCACCTCTATAACGGGCAGGAGGCGGTGTCCACAGGGGTAATTAAGGCATTGCGCTCGGATGACTATGTGTGCAGCACCTACCGCGATCACGTTCACGCCCTCAGTAAGGGCATTTCGCCACGGGCAGTGATGGCAGAACTGTTTGGCAAGGTGACTGGCTGTAGCAAAGGACGGGGTGGTTCCATGCACTTGTTCTCCGCTGAGCACAACTTTTTAGGGGGTTTTGCCTTTGTGGCTGAGGGCATCCCTGTGGCAGCAGGGGCAGCGTTCCAAACTAAATATCGGCGGGAAGTCCTGGGGGAAAATGCAGACCAAGTCACTGCTTGTTTCTTTGGCGATGGGGCAACTAACAACGGTCAGTTCTTTGAAACTCTCAACATGGCAGCACTATGGAAATTGCCCATCATCTTCATCGTGGAAAATAACAACTGGGCGATCGGGATGGCACACCCCAGGGCAGCAGCGGATACCAGAATTCACAAAAAAGCAGCGGTATTTGGCATGCCGGGACAGGAAATAGATGGCATGGACGTTTTAGCTGTTAGACAGGCGACCCAAGAGGCAATCGCCAGAGCACGATCGGGAGAAGGTCCCACCCTCCTAGAATGTATGACCTACCGTTTCCGTGGGCATTCCTTAGCTGATCCCGATGAATTGCGTTCCCCCCAGGAGAAGGAGTTTTGGTTCGCCCGCGATCCCATCAAACTACTGCAGGCAAAAATCCTGGAATGGGGTCTAGCTACCCAGGCTGAACTAGAGGCGATCGAGCGTAAGGTGCAGTTGGTAGTTGAGGATGCCGTACAATTTGCTGACGATTCCCCTGAACCCGATCCCAAAGACCTCTACCTTTACCAGTTTGCCGAAGACGAATAA
- a CDS encoding ABC transporter ATP-binding protein/permease: MASFKDIISYYKSYRGIALFSIVASCLFEVIDLVVPYAIGQILNVLSQQPVDPLVNNLVRQVEGWFTTDQRSLTLGVLLFITFLATVVRAPIQPWVSSWFHWLIALSARREQTDRTIAKILSLPLEFYEENNPGRIAGRVARGLSNHTWSYPDIAGQLIPKLARVTAIFLMILAVAPGIAILFLGLFVFILQFSVRDLYKLISKEELLEKHQENTESRTSEIITNIKTVKAFANEGREWKRQHDRLKRELKSIIHGIHLGYVVLGTKQRTLVQAGVFIVLVLTLRATLAGQITLGQFITTLTISSMAYSELEPISTFMEIFARRYASMIRFHEFMQLPVGKDSPNIFAQPVPYKFAGKIEFRNVGFSYDGIRLVLEDINFTIEPYQTVALVGKSGSGKSTIVKLLLRYFSPTTGKILLDGEPIENFEILGYRKRLAIVHQEVDVFNGTLLENLVYGNPQASLEEVKRACAIAKVDDFLPLLPQGLYTIVGERGLRLSGGQRQRLGIARALLVNPDVLIFDEATSSLDYESERAIQLAMRQIQGTVTTIIIAHRLSTVREADQILVLDRGRIVERGTHWELLKQQGLYYRLNQIQEVITH; the protein is encoded by the coding sequence ATGGCAAGTTTCAAAGACATCATTAGTTATTACAAATCCTACAGGGGGATAGCGTTATTTAGTATTGTGGCTTCCTGTCTGTTTGAGGTGATTGATTTAGTGGTGCCCTATGCCATTGGGCAAATTTTGAATGTGTTATCCCAGCAGCCCGTTGACCCCTTGGTTAACAATCTAGTTAGACAAGTAGAGGGTTGGTTTACTACAGATCAACGATCGTTAACTCTGGGGGTATTGCTATTTATTACTTTTTTGGCAACGGTGGTGCGGGCGCCGATTCAACCCTGGGTTAGTTCTTGGTTTCACTGGTTAATTGCTCTGAGTGCACGGCGGGAACAGACCGATCGGACAATTGCCAAAATTCTTTCTTTGCCTTTGGAATTTTATGAGGAGAATAATCCTGGTCGCATTGCAGGGCGGGTGGCGCGGGGCTTATCCAATCACACCTGGAGTTATCCCGATATTGCGGGGCAGTTAATTCCCAAGTTAGCCAGGGTGACGGCGATTTTTTTGATGATTTTAGCAGTTGCCCCAGGAATTGCCATTTTATTTTTAGGGCTATTTGTGTTTATTTTGCAATTTTCCGTGCGGGATTTATATAAGTTAATTAGCAAGGAGGAATTACTGGAAAAGCATCAGGAAAATACTGAAAGTCGTACTTCCGAAATTATTACTAACATTAAAACCGTAAAAGCCTTTGCCAATGAGGGGAGGGAGTGGAAACGGCAACACGATCGGTTAAAGCGGGAATTAAAATCTATCATCCATGGCATTCACCTAGGTTATGTAGTGCTGGGGACAAAGCAGCGGACGTTAGTACAGGCAGGGGTATTTATTGTCCTTGTTCTCACTTTGAGGGCGACCTTAGCAGGGCAAATTACCCTAGGGCAATTTATTACTACTTTGACTATTTCCAGTATGGCCTATTCTGAGTTAGAGCCAATTAGTACTTTTATGGAAATTTTTGCCCGCCGCTATGCTTCTATGATTCGTTTTCATGAGTTTATGCAATTACCTGTCGGTAAGGACAGTCCTAATATTTTTGCCCAGCCCGTGCCCTATAAGTTTGCAGGGAAAATTGAGTTTAGAAATGTAGGTTTTAGCTATGACGGTATCCGATTGGTTTTAGAGGATATTAACTTTACGATCGAGCCTTACCAAACTGTGGCTTTAGTGGGGAAGTCTGGCTCAGGGAAATCTACCATAGTGAAGTTATTATTGCGCTATTTCTCCCCCACTACAGGCAAAATTTTGTTGGATGGAGAACCGATCGAAAATTTTGAAATTTTAGGGTATCGGAAACGTCTGGCAATTGTGCATCAGGAGGTAGATGTTTTTAATGGTACACTTTTAGAAAATTTGGTCTATGGCAATCCCCAGGCTAGTTTGGAAGAGGTAAAGCGGGCTTGTGCTATTGCTAAGGTGGATGATTTTTTACCTCTATTGCCCCAAGGTTTATACACGATCGTGGGGGAACGGGGCTTGCGGTTATCAGGGGGACAAAGGCAGCGTTTGGGCATTGCTAGGGCACTGTTAGTTAATCCCGATGTGCTGATTTTTGATGAAGCTACCTCCAGTTTAGACTACGAATCAGAGCGGGCAATTCAGTTAGCCATGCGGCAAATTCAAGGTACAGTGACGACTATTATTATTGCTCACCGTCTCAGCACTGTGCGGGAAGCGGATCAAATTCTCGTCCTCGATCGGGGGCGGATTGTAGAACGGGGTACCCACTGGGAATTACTAAAGCAGCAGGGCTTATACTATCGCCTCAACCAAATTCAAGAAGTGATTACCCATTAA
- the gpmI gene encoding 2,3-bisphosphoglycerate-independent phosphoglycerate mutase — MSAALVSPVVLVILDGWGYREEKDGNAIAAAKTPVMDSLWQTYPHTLLQASGKDVGLPRGQMGNSEVGHLNIGAGRIVPQELVRISDAVEDGTILQNATLQSLCERIKGHKLHLLGLCSDGGVHSHIDHLIALLDVAQLHGITEVCIHAILDGRDTPPTSGRGYIEYLQRAIDRRGIGRIVTVSGRYFAMDRDRRWDRVQKAYHVLTTPEIGEYTSAQELLQACYDQNITDEFIPPTRIAPGVIEAGDGVVFCNFRPDRARELTQALVDPEFKGFARELISPLAMVTFTQYDPNLPVGVVFPPQSLTNLLGQVIAEHGLRQFRIAETEKYAHVTYFFDGGREEPNPLEDRHLVNSPQVSTYDQQPAMSAREVTKILKNAIEQGVYSFIVVNYANPDMVGHTGNYEATVAAIEQVDYCLGEVLESVARVGGTVLITADHGNAELMWDEHHQPWTAHTTNPVPFILVEGERRKIPGSGGEVRLRSGGRLADIAPTVLQILGLPQPPEMTGVSLIEPVEYELVTSRVPVKIGA; from the coding sequence ATGAGTGCTGCATTAGTCTCACCTGTAGTTTTAGTAATTTTGGACGGTTGGGGCTATCGAGAGGAAAAGGACGGTAATGCTATTGCAGCTGCCAAGACCCCCGTTATGGATTCACTGTGGCAGACCTACCCTCACACACTGTTGCAAGCATCGGGCAAGGACGTGGGGTTACCCAGAGGACAGATGGGCAACTCAGAGGTGGGTCACCTCAACATTGGTGCAGGCAGGATTGTCCCCCAGGAATTGGTGCGGATTTCCGATGCGGTCGAGGATGGCACGATCCTACAGAATGCTACCTTGCAGTCTTTATGTGAAAGAATCAAGGGGCACAAGTTGCATCTCCTCGGACTTTGTTCCGATGGGGGGGTACACTCTCATATTGACCATTTGATTGCATTGCTGGATGTTGCCCAACTGCATGGAATTACGGAGGTCTGTATCCACGCTATCCTGGACGGCAGAGATACTCCCCCAACCTCAGGGCGGGGCTACATTGAGTATTTACAACGGGCGATCGATCGGCGGGGCATAGGTCGGATTGTCACAGTCAGTGGTCGCTACTTTGCTATGGATAGAGACCGCCGGTGGGACAGGGTACAAAAGGCTTACCACGTCCTGACTACGCCAGAGATAGGGGAGTATACCTCAGCGCAGGAGTTGCTTCAAGCCTGCTATGACCAAAACATTACGGATGAATTTATTCCCCCCACCCGTATAGCACCGGGGGTAATTGAAGCGGGGGATGGGGTAGTGTTCTGTAACTTTAGACCCGATCGGGCGCGGGAATTGACCCAGGCTTTGGTTGACCCTGAGTTCAAGGGGTTTGCACGGGAGCTAATCTCACCGCTGGCAATGGTGACTTTTACCCAGTATGACCCTAATCTGCCTGTAGGAGTAGTATTCCCACCCCAAAGTTTGACCAATTTGCTAGGTCAGGTGATTGCGGAGCACGGACTGCGGCAGTTTCGCATTGCGGAGACGGAGAAATATGCCCACGTCACCTACTTTTTTGACGGTGGTAGAGAGGAACCCAATCCCTTAGAAGACCGCCACCTAGTTAACAGCCCCCAAGTTTCTACCTATGACCAGCAGCCGGCGATGTCGGCCCGGGAAGTAACGAAGATTCTGAAAAATGCGATCGAGCAGGGGGTTTACTCCTTTATTGTGGTGAATTACGCCAACCCCGATATGGTGGGACATACGGGTAACTATGAAGCGACGGTGGCGGCGATCGAGCAGGTGGACTATTGCCTAGGAGAGGTATTGGAGAGTGTAGCGCGGGTAGGGGGAACAGTTTTAATCACTGCCGATCATGGCAACGCGGAACTGATGTGGGACGAACACCACCAGCCCTGGACTGCCCATACAACCAATCCTGTGCCCTTTATTTTGGTGGAAGGAGAGCGGCGCAAGATTCCAGGCTCTGGGGGCGAGGTAAGATTACGATCGGGGGGCAGACTAGCAGACATTGCACCGACTGTCCTGCAAATTTTGGGCTTACCCCAACCCCCGGAAATGACCGGTGTGTCACTGATTGAACCAGTGGAATATGAACTGGTTACCTCCAGGGTGCCTGTAAAAATAGGAGCCTAA